In the Oryza glaberrima chromosome 6, OglaRS2, whole genome shotgun sequence genome, one interval contains:
- the LOC127775458 gene encoding cryptochrome DASH, chloroplastic/mitochondrial yields the protein MLHFLSSSSPLNPQFLLPRQSARLRVLLSIPVSAMSSSSSSSSSRGALAAAAVPSLSADEAGAAADEAFLRYTSPSMRRSGGGGVAIVWFRNDLRVLDNEAVVRAWAASDAVLPVYCVDPRIFAGSTHYFGFPKTGALRAQFLIECLEDLKRNLMKKGLDLLIRHGKPEDILPSIAKAVTAHTVYAHKETCSEELLVEHLVRKGLEQIVIPQGGASNQKKPRNPKLQLIWGATLYHVDDLPFSVNNLPDVYTQFRKAVESKSSVRNCSKLPPSLGPPPSSGLDEIGGWGTVPTLESLGLSMTKAEKGMHFVGGESAALGRVHEYFWKKDQLKVYKETRNGMLGPDYSTKFSPWLASGSLSPRYICEEVKRYEKQRIANDSTYWVLFELIWRDYFRFISAKYGNSIFHLGGPRNVESKWSQDQALFESWRDGRTGYPLIDANMKELLATGFMSNRGRQIVCSFLVRDMGIDWRMGAEWFETCLLDYDPASNYGNWTYGAGVGNDPREDRYFSIPKQAKTYDPDGEYVAYWLPELRSIAKERRNFPGASYIKQVVPLKFDGGHQKRDQQFNRQRKPGHMYRRQK from the exons ATGCTccacttcctctcctcttcctcccctctcaaTCCCCAATTCCTCCTCCCGAGGCAATCCGCGAGGCTGCGCGTCCTCCTATCCATCCCGGTCTCCGCCAtgagctcctcgtcgtcgtcgtcgtcgtcgcggggcgcgctggcggcggcggcggtgccttCCCTCTccgccgacgaggccggcgcggcggcggacgaggcgttCTTGAGGTACACCTCGCCGAGCatgcggcggagcggcggcggcggggttgccATCGTGTGGTTCAGGAACGACCTCCGGGTGCTCGACAACGAGGCGGTGGTGCGCGCGTGGGCCGCCTCCGATGCCGTCCTCCCCGTCTACTGCGTCGATCCCCGGATCTTCGCGGGGAGCACCCATTACTTCGGTTTCCCCAAGACTGGAG CATTGAGGGCGCAATTCCTGATAGAGTGCTTGGAGGATTTGAAGCGCAACCTGATGAAAAAAGGTCTCGACCTTCTCATCCGGCATGGGAAACCTGAAGACATCCTCCCTTCAATTGCAAAGGCTGTCACTGCACATACG GTCTATGCTCATAAGGAAACCTGCAGCGAGGAACTCCTGGTTGAACACCTTGTGCGCAAAGGCTTGGAGCAAATTGTGATTCCTCAGGGAGGAGCATCTAACCAGAAGAAGCCTCGAAATCCCAAGTTGCAGCTCATCTGGGGAGCGACATTGTATCATGTCGATGATCTTCCATTCTCCGTGAACAATTTGCCTGACGTATATACACAGTTCAGAAAG GCTGTTGAATCTAAGTCCTCGGTTCGGAATTGTAGCAAGTTGCCACCATCACTCGGGCCGCCTCCTAGTTCTGGACTGGATGAGATTGGAGGTTGGGGAACAGTGCCAACACTGGAGTCACTAGGCCTAAGCATGACAAAGGCAG AGAAGGGAATGCATTTCGTGGGAGGGGAGAGTGCAGCTCTGGGAAGAGTTCATGAGTACTTCTGGAAGAAAGACCAGCTGAAAGTCTACAAAGAGACCAGGAATGGCATGCTAGGTCCAGACTACTCCACCAAGTTCTCCCCTTGGCTTGCTTCTGGCAGTCTTTCGCCTCGTTATATTTGTGAAGAG GTAAAGAGATATGAGAAGCAGAGAATAGCAAATGATTCTACATACTG GGTTTTATTTGAGTTGATATGGAGAGATTACTTCCGGTTCATATCAGCAAAATATGGGAACTCCATTTTTCACCTAG GGGGTCCAAGGAACGTAGAGTCCAAGTGGAGCCAGGATCAGGCACTGTTTGAATCTTGGAGAGATGGTCGAACTGG GTACCCTCTTATTGACGCCAACATGAAGGAGCTTTTAGCGACTGGTTTCATGTCCAACCGTGGCCGTCAG ATTGTCTGCTCATTTCTGGTCCGAGATATGGGTATTGATTGGCGAATGGGAGCTGAATGGTTTGAAACATGCCTATTGGATTATGACCCAGCTTCAAATTATGGTAATTGGACATATGGAGCAG GAGTTGGCAATGATCCAAGAGAAGACCGATACTTCAGTATACCTAAGCAA GCCAAGACATATGATCCTGATGGAGAGTATGTTGCCTACTGGTTGCCAGAGCTCCGATCAATtgcaaaggaaagaaggaacTTCCCAGGAGCCTCGTACATCAAGCAGGTTGTCCCACTGAAATTTGATGGTGGACATCAGAAGAGAGATCAGCAGTTCAACAGGCAGAGAAAGCCAGGCCACATGTATAGAAGACAAAAATAA
- the LOC127777708 gene encoding glycosyltransferase BC10-like, producing the protein MTVMPSLRHRAVAKKPKWIIILVSLVCFVLIGAYVFPPRRYSQCYLFGSGACATFKDWLPSVTRRERTDEEIISSVVLRDILAMPMPVSKNPKIALMFLTPGTLPFEKLWEKFLQGQEGRYSIYVHASREKPVHTSSLFVGRDIHSDAVVWGKISMVDAEKRLLANALADVDNQFFVLLSDSCVPLHTFDYVYNYLMGTNISFIDCFRDPGPHGNGRYSPEMLPEIEEKDFRKGAQWFAITRRHALLILADSLYYKKFKLYCKPADGRNCIADEHYLPTLFSMVDPGGIANWSVTHVDWSEGKWHPRSYRAADVTYDLLKNITAVDENFHVTSDDKKLMTQKPCLWNGSKRPCYLFARKFYPETLDNLLKLFTSYTSV; encoded by the exons ATGACTGTCATGCCATCTCTGCGCCACCGGGCTGTCGCCAAGAAGCCCAAATGGATAATCATTCTTGTGTCACtggtttgttttgtattgattGGGGCATATGTTTTCCCACCACGGCGGTATTCGCAATGCTACCTCTTCGGTTCTGGTGCATGCGCAACTTTCAAGGATTGGCTCCCATCTGTAACCCGCAGGGAGCGGACTGATGAGGAGATCATTTCATCTGTAGTTCTTAGGGATATCCTTGCAATGCCCATGCCAGTGTCGAAAAATCCAAAGATCGCTCTTATGTTCCTGACACCTGGTACACTGCCCTTTGAGAAATTATGGGAAAAGTTTTTACAG GGTCAGGAGGGAAGATACTCCATCTATGTTCATGCATCACGTGAAAAGCCTGTACATACTAGTTCTTTGTTTGTTGGTCGTGATATTCACAGTGACGCG GTAGTATGGGGAAAGATTTCAATGGTTGATGCAGAGAAGAGACTATTGGCCAATGCACTGGCAGATGTTGATAACCAGTTCTTTGTGTTGCTTTCTGACAG CTGTGTTCCACTGCATACATTTGATTATGTCTATAATTATCTGATGGGAACAAATATCAGCTTCATTGATTG TTTCCGTGATCCTGGCCCTCATGGAAACGGGAGGTATTCTCCTGAGATGCTCCCTGAAATTGAGGAGAAAGACTTCAGGAAGGGTGCCCAG TGGTTTGCAATTACACGAAGACATGCTCTACTGATTCTGGCAGACAGCCTTTACTACAAAAAGTTCAAGTTGTACTGCAAG CCAGCAGACGGACGCAACTGTATTGCAGATGAGCATTACTTACCTACCTTATTCAGC ATGGTAGATCCTGGTGGAATTGCTAATTGGTCAGTTACACATGTTGATTGGTCTGAGGGAAAATGGCATCCGAGGTCATATAGAGCTGCAGATGTCACCTACGATCTCTTAAAGAATATAACA GCTGTTGATGAAAATTTCCATGTAACAAGTGATGACAAA AAACTTATGACACAGAAGCCATGCTTATGGAATGGATCGAAGAGACCATGCTATCTTTTTGCTAGGAAGTTCTACCCTGAAACTCTTGACAACCTACTGAAGCTATTCACCAGCTATACATCTGTTTGA
- the LOC127775509 gene encoding pollen allergen Lol p 2-A-like, with translation MLVAAVAALLVIGSSGTEVTFKIGKSSTTSTLELITNVAISEVEIKEKGGSDWRGLKESSANTWKIKSDAPLKGPLSVRFLVKNGGYRVVDNVIPETFKAGSVYKSGIQVQ, from the coding sequence ATGCTCGTCGCGGCAGTGGCCGCATTGTTGGTCATTGGCTCATCTGGCACTGAGGTCACCTTCAAGATCGGTAAGTCCTCTACCACCTCTACACTGGAACTCATCACCAATGTCGCCATATCTGAGGTGGAGATCAAGGAGAAGGGTGGCAGCGACTGGAGGGGGCTCAAGGAGTCATCGGCTAACACCTGGAAAATCAAAAGTGATGCACCGCTCAAGGGCCCCTTATCCGTCCGCTTCCTTGTCAAGAACGGTGGCTATCGCGTCGTCGACAATGTAATCCCCGAAACCTTTAAGGCCGGCTCCGTCTACAAGAGTGGTATCCAGGTCCAGTAA
- the LOC127777650 gene encoding pollen allergen Lol p 2-A-like, with amino-acid sequence MPTYATSITKIIDPMASLSSFLLAAAVAALLVIGSYATELTFKVGQGSSTTSLNLITNVAISEVEVKEKGAGDWTGLKESSANTWTLKTGAKLKGPFSVRFLVKNGGYRVVDDVIPEAFKVGSVYKSGIQLK; translated from the coding sequence ATGCCCACATATGcaacatcaatcaccaaaatcatCGATCCAATGGCCTCCTTGTCTTCCTTCCTGCTCGCCGCGGCAGTGGCCGCATTGTTGGTCATCGGCTCATACGCCACTGAGCTCACCTTCAAAGTCGGTCAAGGCTCTAGCACCACTAGCCTGAACCTCATCACTAATGTCGCCATCTCTGAGGTGGAGGTAAAGGAGAAGGGCGCCGGTGACTGGACAGGGCTCAAGGAGTCATCGGCTAACACCTGGACGCTCAAAACCGGGGCAAAACTCAAGGGCCCCTTCTCCGTCCGCTTCCTTGTCAAGAATGGCGGCTACCGTGTCGTCGACGATGTCATCCCTGAAGCCTTCAAGGTCGGCTCCGTCTATAAGAGTGGCATCCAGCTCAAGTAA
- the LOC127776758 gene encoding bZIP transcription factor RISBZ5, protein MMKKCPSELQLEAFIREEAGAGDRKPGVLSPGDGARKSGVFSPGDGEMSVLDQSTLDGSGGGHQLWWPESVRTPPRAAAAFSATADERTPASISDDPKPTTSANHAPESDSDSDCDSLLEAERSPRLRGTKSTETKRIRRMVSNRESARRSRRRKQAQLSELESQVEQLKGENSSLFKQLTESSQQFNTAVTDNRILKSDVEALRVKVKMAEDMVARAAMSCGLGQLGLAPLLSSRKMCQALDMLSLPRNDACGFKGLNLGRQVQNSPVQSAASLESLDNRLSSEVTSCSADVWP, encoded by the exons ATGATGAAGAAGTGCCCGTCGGAGCTGCAGCTGGAGGCGTTCATccgggaggaggccggcgccggcgaccgcaAGCCCGGCGTGTTATctcccggcgacggcgcgcgtaAGTCCGGCGTGTTCtctcccggcgacggcgagatgtCCGTGTTGGATCAGAGTACACTGgacggaagcggcggcggccaccagcTGTGGTGGCCGGAGAGCGTCcgtacgccgccgcgcgccgccgccgccttctcggcCACGGCCGACGAGCGGACGCCGGCGTCCATCTCCG ATGACCCCAAACCAACCACCTCAGCGAACCACGCGCCTGAAAGCGACTCGGACTCCGATTGCGATTCGCTGTTAGAAGCAGAGAGGAGTCCACGCCTGCGTGGCACGAAATCCACAGAAACAAAGCGAATAAGAAG GATGGTGTCCAACAGGGAGTCCGCTCGACGATCCAGGAGGAGAAAGCAGGCACAGTTATCTGAACTCGAATCACAG GTCGAGCAACTCAAAGGCGAAAACTCATCCCTCTTCAAGCAGCTCACAGAGTCCAGCCAGCAGTTCAATACAGCGGTCACGGACAACAGGATCCTCAAATCGGATGTAGAGGCCTTAAGAGTCAAG GTCAAGATGGCTGAAGACATGGTCGCGAGGGCCGCGATGTCGTGTGGCCTGGGCCAGCTCGGGCTGGCGCCATTGCTCAGCTCCAGGAAGATGTGCCAAGCTTTGGATATGCTCAGTTTACCACGGAACGATGCCTGTGGTTTCAAAGGCTTGAACCTGGGTCGACAGGTTCAGAACTCACCGGTTCAAAGCGCTGCAAGCCTAGAGAGCCTGGACAACCGGTTATCCAGCGAGGTGACCAGCTGCTCGGCTGATGTGTGGCCTTAA
- the LOC127776692 gene encoding V-type proton ATPase catalytic subunit A has protein sequence MSYDRVTTFEDSEKESEYGYVRKVSGPVVVADGMGGAAMYELVRVGNDNLIGEIIRLEGDSATIQVYEETAGLMVNDPVLRTRKPLSVELGPGILGNIFDGIQRPLKTIAIKSGDVYIPRGVSVPALDKDQLWDFEPKKLGVGDAITGGDLYATVFENTLMKHHVALPPGSMGKISYIAPAGQYSLQDTVLELEFQGIKKQFTMLQTWPVRSPRPVSSKLAADTPLLTGQRVLDALFPSVLGGTCAIPGAFGCGKTVISQALSKYSNSEAVVYVGCGERGNEMAEVLMDFPQLTMTLPDGREESVMKRTTLVANTSNMPVAAREASIYTGITIAEYFRDMGYNVSMMADSTSRWAEALREISGRLAEMPADSGYPAYLAARLASFYERAGKVKCLGSPDRTGSVTIVGAVSPPGGDFSDPVTSATLSIVQVFWGLDKKLAQRKHFPSVNWLISYSKYSKALESFYEKFDQDFIDIRTKAREVLQREDDLNEIVQLVGKDALAESDKITLETAKLLREDYLAQNAFTPYDKFCPFYKSVWMMRNIIHFNTLANQAVERAANADGQKITYSVIKHRMGDLFYRLVSQKFEDPAEGEDVLVAKFQKLYDDLTTGFRNLEDEAR, from the exons aTGTCGTACGATCGCGTCACGACCTTCGAGGACTCGGAGAAGGAGAGCGAGTACGGCTACGTCCGCAAG GTTTCTGGACCTGTGGTCGTGGCTGATGGAATGGGTGGTGCTGCCATGTATGAACTTGTCCGAGTTGGTAATGATAACCTCATTGGGGAAATTATTCGTCTTGAGGGTGATTCAGCCACCATTCAAG TTTATGAGGAAACAGCTGGGTTGATGGTCAATGATCCAGTGTTGAGAACAAGAAAG CCTCTTTCAGTTGAATTGGGACCTGGTATCCTTGGAAATATCTTTGATGGAATCCAG CGCCCTCTAAAAACTATTGCTATAAAGTCTGGAGATGTGTACATACCACGTGGTGTTTCAGTCCCTGCTCTTGACAAAGATCAGTTGTGGGATTTTGAGCCAAAGAAGCTAG GTGTTGGAGATGCCATCACTGGTGGAGATCTATATGCT ACTGTGTTTGAGAATACGCTGATGAAACATCATGTTGCCCTTCCTCCTGGTTCTATGGGGAAAATAAGTTACATTGCACCAGCTGGCCAGTATAGCTTGCAG GATACAGTTCTGGAACTGGAATTCCAGGGCATCAAAAAGCAATTTACTATGCTCCAG ACATGGCCTGTCCGGTCACCAAGGCCTGTTTCATCAAAGCTTGCTGCTGACACGCCTCTTCTAACAGGACAG CGTGTACTTGATGCACTATTTCCCTCAGTTCTTGGAGGAACTTGTGCTATTCCTGGAGCATTTGGTTGTGGAAAAACTGTCATTAGTCAGGCACTTTCAAAG TACTCCAATTCTGAAGCTGTGGTTTATGTGGGCTGCGGGGAAAGAGGAAACGAGATGGCTGAGGTCCTTATGGACTTCCCACAATTGACAATGACATTGCCTGATGGACGTGAAGAGTCTGTCATGAAAAGAACTACACTTGTTGCTAACACATCCAACATGCCTGTTGCTGCTCGTGAAGCCTCCATTTATACAG GAATTACAATTGCTGAATACTTCCGTGACATGGGCTATAATGTCAGTATGATGGCTGATTCTACTTCTCGGTGGGCTGAAGCTTTGCGTGAGATTTCAGGACGTCTG GCTGAAATGCCTGCGGATAGTGGTTACCCTGCATATTTGGCTGCACGTTTGGCATCCTTTTACGAACGTGCTGGTAAGGTGAAATGTCTCGGCAGTCCAGATCGGACAGGCAGTGTCACAATTGTTGGTGCTGTCTCTCCACCTGGAGGTGATTTTTCGGATCCTGTTACCTCTGCAACTCTTAGTATTGTGCAG GTCTTTTGGGGATTGGATAAGAAGCTGGCTCAAAGAAAGCATTTCCCATCTGTCAATTGGCTCATCTCTTACTCAAAATACTCAAAG GCTCTGGAATCCTTCTATGAGAAGTTTGATCAAGATTTCATTGATATTAGAACAAAAGCTCGTGAAGTGTTACAGAGAGAGGACGATCTAAATGAAATTGTCCag CTTGTTGGTAAAGATGCACTGGCAGAATCTGATAAGATTACATTGGAAACAGCCAAGCTACTAAGGGAAGATTACTTGGCACAGAATGCATTTACCCC ATATGACAAGTTCTGTCCATTCTACAAGTCTGTTTGGATGATGCGCAACATTATTCATTTCAATACATTAGCAAATCAG GCTGTGGAGCGTGCAGCTAATGCTGATGGACAAAAAATAACATACAGTGTCATAAAGCATCGTATGGGTGATCTATTTTATCGCCTGGT ATCTCAAAAGTTTGAGGACCCTGCAGAGGGTGAAGATGTCCTAGTCGCAAAATTCCAGAAATTGTATGATGACCTCACAACCGGATTCCGCAACCTAGAAGATGAAGCTAGGTGA
- the LOC127775459 gene encoding uncharacterized protein LOC127775459 yields the protein MGMEHLLNTANPSSGFIEEMRELEKLRTETMMKSCQSTTSRAGAIRCPVPRKSGRSYKEYDLTQDLSDFIMSKASPPYFTGSPPVRASNPLVHDTQFCAWKLQNVDQSLSIPIPTKGCNVRYCVREGSITKA from the exons ATGGGCATGGAACATCTGCTGAACACCGCGAATCCTTCATCAG GCTTTATTGAGGAAATGAGGGAGCTAGAAAAGCTGAGAACCGAAACAATGATGAAATCCTGCCAAAGCACAACAAGCAGGGCTGGAGCGATCAGATGTCCAGTACCACGCAAGAGTGGCAG GTCATATAAGGAGTATGATTTAACACAGGATCTTTCTGATTTCATTATGAGCAAG GCTTCTCCTCCATATTTTACGGGATCTCCACCAGTTCGAGCAAGCAATCCACTTGTACATGATACACAGTTCTGTGCATGGAAGCTGCAAAACGTTGATCAGTCGCTTAGCATTCCTATACCAACAAAGGGTTGCAATGTTCGTTACTGTGTGAGGGAAGGATCTATTACAAAGGCTTGA
- the LOC127775508 gene encoding uncharacterized protein LOC127775508: MSQESKLDLLLKVVEENERKRVAVEERTRADFADLKKMVEARLPVVEKKVETLSVSVQSLSQKVELMEGSMLKYEPPTEGIGNNASWLAAEDATWEDLEELRARFPTALAWGQAKFQGEGIVKEQAVPGDVPLTEDGEKNSNEAEDRQAGAMQSKGGNLRHTTRPVKQNPKYCWPNWAM, encoded by the exons ATGTCGCAGGAAAGTAAGTTAGATCTTCTTCTGAAGGTGGTCGAGGAGAACGAGAGGAAGAGAGTGGCGGTGGAGGAAAGGACTCGAGCGGATTTCGCCGATTTGAAGAAGATGGTGGAGGCCCGACTGCCAGTGGTGGAAAAGAAGGTGGAGACACTCAGCGTTTCGGTTCAAAGCTTGAGCCAGAAGGTGGAGCTGATGGAAGGGAGCATGCTCAAATATGAACCACCAACGGAAGGGATCGGGAACAACGCATCTTGGCTTGCTG CAGAGGATGCCACCTGGGAGGATTTGGAGGAACTCCGTGCTCGTTTTCCAACGGCTTTGGCTTGGGGACAAGCCAAATTCCAAGGGGAGGGGATTGTCAAGGAGCAGGCGGTACCTGGCGATGTTCCATTGACTGAAGATGGGGAGAAAAACTCTAACGAAGCTGAAGATCGTCAAGCTGGAGCTATGCAGTCAAAGGGAGGCAATCTGCGTCATACTACAAGGCCTGTTAAGCAAAACCCTAAGTACTGTTGGCCTAACTGGGCCATGTAA